Proteins co-encoded in one uncultured Draconibacterium sp. genomic window:
- a CDS encoding glutamate--cysteine ligase, with protein MTEKEKKIEINHKSQLVDYFERGSKPPERWGIGTENEKFLFRRKDFGRLCFEQDGGILKILNKMQQDGWTPILENNIAIGLRKNGASITLEPGGQFELSGDNFSTIHETYRETRKHFQELNTISEYYDFFSLPMGVDPLTEVANVPWVPKERYRWMRNYMPTKGELGLHMMTNTASTQVNLDFGSESDMVKKMRVSQALQAVVTAIFANSPFSAGKPNGYLSYRSHIWNHTDPDRCGFLPFIFDAGFGFERWVDYLLDVPMYYILRNGEYISAKGLTFRGFFEGKHELKPTQEDWETHVSTIFPDVRLKQFIEMRGADASCVSHIAAVSALWVGLLYDGESLAEADELISKWDVDTMQELRAQVPIKALNAKSGNLHVGTIAKQICRIASDGLTRRAKVKCSEDESRFLAPVREITESGITVAEKLLKRYQENNESLPELVYNWQNEQMQKYIDA; from the coding sequence ATGACAGAAAAAGAGAAAAAAATAGAAATAAACCATAAATCGCAATTGGTCGACTATTTCGAGCGGGGCAGCAAACCACCTGAAAGATGGGGAATAGGTACCGAGAACGAAAAGTTCCTATTTCGCCGAAAAGATTTCGGACGACTATGTTTTGAACAGGATGGCGGAATTTTGAAGATTCTGAACAAAATGCAACAGGATGGATGGACACCAATCCTCGAAAACAATATTGCAATTGGCCTTCGGAAAAATGGTGCTTCGATTACACTGGAACCCGGTGGGCAATTTGAACTTTCAGGCGATAATTTTAGCACTATTCATGAAACGTATCGCGAAACCAGAAAACATTTCCAGGAGCTAAATACCATTAGTGAGTACTACGATTTTTTTAGTCTGCCAATGGGTGTTGATCCTTTAACGGAAGTTGCCAATGTGCCATGGGTGCCGAAAGAACGTTACCGCTGGATGCGAAATTACATGCCCACAAAAGGCGAGCTTGGTCTGCACATGATGACAAACACCGCTTCAACACAGGTTAACCTGGATTTTGGCAGCGAAAGTGATATGGTAAAAAAGATGCGCGTATCGCAGGCATTACAGGCTGTTGTTACCGCCATTTTTGCCAACTCACCATTTTCTGCCGGTAAACCCAATGGGTATTTATCGTATCGTTCGCATATTTGGAACCACACCGATCCGGATCGCTGCGGATTCTTGCCCTTTATTTTTGATGCGGGATTTGGTTTTGAGCGTTGGGTGGATTATCTACTGGATGTTCCGATGTATTACATTTTACGCAATGGGGAATATATTTCGGCAAAAGGCCTTACATTCCGTGGATTTTTTGAGGGCAAACATGAACTAAAACCAACGCAGGAAGATTGGGAAACTCATGTTTCTACTATTTTTCCTGATGTTCGCCTTAAACAATTTATTGAGATGCGAGGTGCTGATGCCAGCTGTGTGTCGCACATAGCAGCGGTTTCTGCGTTGTGGGTAGGATTGTTGTACGATGGAGAAAGCCTGGCGGAAGCCGATGAACTTATTTCGAAATGGGACGTTGACACCATGCAGGAGCTTCGTGCTCAGGTGCCAATAAAAGCGCTGAATGCGAAAAGTGGCAATCTGCATGTAGGAACCATTGCAAAACAAATTTGCCGCATTGCCTCGGATGGGCTTACAAGGCGCGCCAAAGTAAAGTGTTCGGAGGATGAAAGCCGGTTTCTGGCACCTGTTCGCGAGATTACCGAAAGTGGGATTACAGTGGCCGAAAAGCTATTGAAACGCTACCAAGAGAACAACGAGTCGTTACCCGAATTGGTGTACAACTGGCAAAACGAGCAGATGCAAAAATATATCGATGCATAA
- a CDS encoding ABC transporter ATP-binding protein, with the protein MKDISFSIKPGQIVGITGKVGSGKTTLIQCLNGYLRPGEGKIFYGDIDADSLRSEDIRSVVNTVSQEVFLFSDSIENNIGLTSDAAIDEKRFNDVIYKSAFADELLRFPKKGKTMVGEKGIMLSGGQKQRISLARALYTQGELLILDDVFSAVDTDTERFLIKQIVENHAVKSLVVISNRISVLEKTDFTIVLDDGKMAAKGNHEELLKYSDFYREIAKLQQEGETKKETRR; encoded by the coding sequence TTGAAAGATATTTCGTTTTCGATAAAACCCGGTCAGATCGTCGGTATAACCGGAAAAGTTGGATCGGGGAAAACCACTTTAATTCAGTGTTTAAATGGTTACTTACGACCCGGAGAAGGTAAGATCTTTTATGGCGACATTGATGCCGATTCGCTGAGAAGCGAGGATATTCGCTCTGTTGTAAATACGGTGAGTCAGGAAGTTTTTCTGTTTTCCGATTCAATTGAAAACAACATTGGATTAACCTCTGACGCAGCGATTGACGAGAAGCGTTTTAATGATGTGATTTATAAAAGTGCTTTTGCCGACGAATTGTTGCGTTTCCCCAAAAAGGGGAAAACAATGGTGGGCGAAAAAGGGATTATGCTTTCAGGCGGACAAAAACAGCGAATTAGCCTGGCACGGGCACTTTATACACAAGGCGAGCTCTTAATTCTCGACGATGTATTTTCGGCGGTAGACACCGATACCGAGCGTTTTCTAATAAAACAAATTGTGGAAAATCATGCTGTGAAAAGCCTGGTTGTAATTTCAAACCGGATAAGTGTGTTGGAGAAAACTGATTTTACCATTGTGCTGGATGACGGAAAAATGGCGGCAAAAGGAAATCATGAGGAGTTGCTAAAATATTCGGACTTCTACCGCGAAATAGCAAAACTGCAACAGGAAGGTGAAACGAAAAAAGAAACACGGAGATGA
- a CDS encoding ABC transporter ATP-binding protein, whose translation MSRSKNNIIKSLDWQLFRKFAGYFKPHKKWFFLSIASIPVTTGAGILFLWLIEDIVDNYIVPGNVDGLVRQTIFLAVALILNILFDGVYSYSFSKAGGLAVVDLRRRLFGKSLRFPLSYFDKKPIGVTLSRLTSDMESVSDSFAAGVLGLLADSIKTLALVGYLFYINWRLTLVLLLVVPVIILVINFLRKKIRKAYNTSRTSLAKSAAYLQEALTGMKTVQLFAAEEKVLNKYDDLNKQFCDAQNKSNVYDSFLYSIVEGITSVATALVIWYGAIQIWDYGYTLGILIVFVTTLERLFVPVKQFAQQISTIQRAMSALEHISEMFEQQVEDPKAESSETVPEAIALQKIEFKNVFFRYSEDTPDVLKDVSFKLKKGDRLALVGTTGSGKSTIIRLLAKTYTGYRGSIKINGIELSEIPIGQIRETISIMQQDIYMFNDTVEFNISLGRKSISQSDVEQSASFVYANYFIDQLPNKYQFVVQDNGDNLSKGQAQLISFARAIAGNSELIILDEATSAVDSITEQYIQKAIANIFSKKTVIAVAHRLSTIKNSDMILVLEDGRIIERGNHEELLKYGGKYARLLHQFEEEEQQA comes from the coding sequence ATGAGCAGGAGCAAAAACAATATTATAAAAAGTTTAGACTGGCAGTTGTTCCGAAAATTTGCCGGCTATTTTAAACCACACAAAAAGTGGTTTTTCCTGAGTATTGCTTCCATTCCTGTTACTACCGGCGCGGGAATTCTGTTCCTTTGGCTGATTGAAGATATTGTAGATAACTACATCGTTCCGGGTAATGTGGACGGCCTGGTCAGGCAGACTATTTTTCTGGCTGTGGCATTGATCTTAAACATTCTGTTCGACGGGGTTTACAGTTACTCTTTTTCTAAAGCAGGAGGTCTGGCAGTTGTTGATCTTCGCCGCCGTTTATTTGGAAAATCCTTGCGTTTTCCACTGAGTTATTTTGATAAAAAGCCAATTGGTGTAACCTTGTCGAGGTTGACCAGCGATATGGAATCCGTATCGGATTCGTTTGCAGCCGGAGTGCTCGGTTTGCTGGCCGACAGTATAAAAACACTGGCATTGGTGGGCTATCTTTTTTACATCAATTGGCGTCTGACGTTAGTGCTGCTATTGGTGGTTCCGGTAATTATTTTGGTGATTAACTTTTTGCGTAAAAAGATCCGAAAAGCTTATAATACATCTCGCACGAGTTTGGCAAAATCGGCTGCTTATTTGCAGGAGGCACTAACAGGAATGAAAACCGTTCAGCTTTTTGCAGCCGAAGAAAAAGTACTGAATAAATACGATGACCTGAACAAACAGTTTTGCGATGCTCAAAACAAATCGAATGTTTACGATTCGTTCCTTTATTCGATTGTGGAAGGAATTACTTCGGTGGCCACGGCTTTGGTTATTTGGTACGGCGCTATTCAAATTTGGGATTACGGCTATACGCTGGGAATCCTGATCGTATTTGTAACCACTTTAGAGCGACTTTTTGTGCCGGTAAAACAGTTTGCCCAGCAAATTTCAACCATTCAACGAGCAATGTCAGCGCTCGAGCACATTAGCGAGATGTTTGAGCAACAGGTGGAAGATCCCAAAGCAGAATCTTCAGAAACAGTTCCCGAAGCAATAGCTTTGCAGAAAATTGAGTTTAAAAATGTGTTTTTCCGCTATTCGGAAGACACGCCTGATGTGCTGAAAGATGTGTCGTTTAAGCTAAAAAAAGGCGATCGGTTGGCGTTGGTCGGCACCACAGGATCCGGGAAATCAACGATTATTCGCTTATTGGCAAAAACATACACCGGTTATCGCGGAAGCATAAAAATTAACGGAATCGAATTGTCCGAAATTCCCATTGGACAGATTCGGGAAACGATTTCCATTATGCAGCAGGATATTTACATGTTTAACGATACAGTTGAATTTAATATCTCGCTCGGACGTAAATCCATTTCTCAAAGCGACGTGGAGCAGTCGGCATCCTTTGTGTATGCCAATTATTTTATCGATCAGTTACCCAACAAATATCAGTTTGTTGTTCAGGATAATGGCGATAATCTCTCGAAAGGACAGGCGCAATTGATCTCGTTTGCACGAGCTATTGCCGGTAATAGCGAGTTGATCATCCTTGATGAAGCTACCAGTGCTGTTGATTCAATTACCGAGCAGTACATCCAAAAAGCCATTGCCAATATCTTCTCTAAAAAAACGGTTATTGCAGTGGCACACCGTTTAAGTACGATTAAAAATTCGGATATGATTTTGGTGCTCGAAGACGGTAGAATTATCGAGCGAGGGAACCATGAAGAGCTGCTAAAATATGGTGGTAAATATGCACGGCTACTACACCAGTTTGAGGAGGAAGAGCAACAAGCTTAA
- a CDS encoding glycoside hydrolase family 130 protein, with protein sequence MLKKLKISLTFGIILFTMVQCANEAQKSIPFLLPFTKNAAVNPCLLPGADRSFVCPVRNTKVFWEEKDVFNPASVVKNDTLFLLYRAEDVLGKYNGTSRIGLAYSFDGYHFEKYDKPVLYPNNDEFKKYEWEGGCEDPRVVEDEDGVYYMTYTAYDGDKARLFVATSTDLRNWTKHGSVFTKAGTQYVDMWSKSGSVLCREENGKMIATKVDGKYWMYWGESNIYMATSENLIDWSPLLETDPDKMILDEMRNYTVAFKILFSTREGKFDSELVEPGPPALLTDNGFVFIYNSKNSPEFGDKNLAQGSYAAGQILTDKNDPTKVMDRMDNYFITPDQPFEITGQVNNVCFVEGLARFKNKWLLYYGTADSKIAVAESETMLK encoded by the coding sequence ATGTTGAAAAAACTGAAAATTTCGTTAACATTTGGGATTATTCTTTTCACGATGGTTCAATGTGCAAATGAAGCACAAAAATCAATTCCGTTTTTACTTCCTTTTACAAAAAATGCAGCTGTGAATCCTTGTTTGTTGCCGGGCGCCGATCGGAGTTTTGTTTGTCCTGTGCGCAATACCAAAGTTTTTTGGGAAGAAAAAGATGTTTTTAATCCGGCCAGTGTGGTGAAAAATGACACTTTGTTTTTGCTTTACCGTGCCGAAGATGTGTTGGGGAAATACAACGGAACCTCACGTATTGGTTTGGCATACAGTTTTGATGGTTATCATTTTGAAAAATACGATAAGCCGGTTTTGTATCCTAATAATGACGAATTTAAAAAGTATGAATGGGAAGGAGGATGCGAAGATCCGCGGGTTGTGGAAGATGAAGACGGTGTTTATTACATGACCTACACGGCTTACGATGGTGATAAAGCGCGCTTATTTGTGGCAACATCAACCGATTTACGAAACTGGACCAAACATGGTTCGGTTTTTACAAAAGCCGGAACCCAGTATGTTGATATGTGGTCAAAATCGGGATCCGTTTTATGCCGCGAAGAAAACGGGAAAATGATAGCTACAAAAGTTGATGGAAAATACTGGATGTATTGGGGCGAGTCGAATATTTACATGGCAACTTCCGAAAATCTCATCGACTGGAGTCCGCTGTTGGAAACCGATCCGGACAAAATGATTTTAGATGAAATGCGCAATTATACAGTTGCTTTTAAGATTTTGTTCTCGACACGCGAGGGAAAATTTGACAGCGAACTTGTTGAGCCCGGTCCACCTGCCCTATTAACCGATAACGGTTTCGTGTTTATATACAACAGTAAAAACAGTCCTGAATTTGGCGATAAAAACCTGGCGCAAGGATCTTATGCCGCCGGACAAATTCTAACCGATAAAAATGATCCGACAAAAGTGATGGATCGCATGGATAATTATTTTATCACACCCGATCAACCTTTTGAAATTACCGGACAGGTTAATAATGTATGTTTTGTGGAAGGACTAGCCCGGTTTAAAAATAAGTGGTTGTTGTACTACGGAACTGCCGACTCAAAAATTGCAGTTGCGGAGTCTGAAACGATGTTAAAATAG
- a CDS encoding glutamate ligase codes for MMEKSNYNFKPLPGYEHFEATTQIIIAEILRRQLPFEIIDSDNNLISVQHNNKEYIIHEGTISDANSLIAFWISNDKWMTRQFLQRKGIQQAKGILLKHGYDAKELDAIELPAVVKPADTDHGIAVSTNIQTREEQIAAIDNAFKFANKVIVEEFCPGQEYRFLVIDYVVRAIAWREPANVLGDGESSIQQLVDEKNKGRGDDYTHPLLKINIDEEVIRHLNAQSMTPGTILKKEKKVFLRNNSNLSTGGDSIDVTDEIPEFYKHVAVETAKSAGLKIAGIDIIIRDMEGPASNDNYIVVELNAPAMLSMHDYPYIGKNRHVEKYVLDSILNSK; via the coding sequence ATGATGGAAAAAAGCAACTATAATTTTAAACCGCTACCTGGTTATGAACATTTTGAAGCCACAACCCAGATTATTATTGCTGAAATTCTCCGTCGCCAGTTACCTTTTGAAATCATCGACTCCGATAATAACCTCATTTCGGTTCAACACAACAATAAAGAATACATCATTCATGAAGGAACTATTTCGGATGCCAACAGCTTAATTGCCTTTTGGATATCGAACGATAAATGGATGACCCGGCAGTTCCTTCAGCGAAAGGGTATTCAACAGGCAAAAGGTATTTTGTTGAAGCATGGTTATGATGCCAAAGAATTGGATGCGATTGAGTTACCCGCTGTAGTAAAACCGGCCGATACCGATCATGGAATTGCCGTAAGCACAAATATTCAAACCCGCGAAGAACAAATTGCGGCTATCGATAATGCGTTTAAGTTTGCCAATAAAGTAATTGTCGAAGAGTTTTGTCCGGGGCAGGAGTACCGTTTCCTGGTAATCGATTATGTGGTGCGTGCCATAGCCTGGCGCGAACCGGCAAATGTTTTGGGTGATGGAGAATCTTCAATTCAACAGCTTGTTGACGAGAAAAATAAAGGGCGCGGCGATGATTACACGCATCCGTTATTAAAGATAAATATTGATGAGGAGGTAATCCGACATTTGAATGCGCAGTCGATGACTCCGGGAACCATTTTGAAAAAAGAGAAGAAGGTCTTCTTGCGAAATAACTCAAACTTGAGTACCGGTGGCGACAGCATTGATGTAACGGATGAAATTCCTGAATTTTATAAGCATGTAGCGGTGGAAACAGCAAAATCGGCAGGACTGAAAATTGCCGGAATCGATATTATAATAAGAGATATGGAAGGGCCTGCATCGAATGATAATTACATCGTGGTTGAACTGAATGCGCCGGCTATGTTATCGATGCACGATTATCCGTACATCGGGAAAAACCGCCATGTGGAAAAATATGTTCTCGACAGCATTCTGAATTCGAAGTAA
- a CDS encoding class I SAM-dependent methyltransferase: MKITLLSFRYQILFILMLLIVPSVMAQSSSDNSELDKTVKAFLSDKRYSWRDMNIPASDGQLLYDIIVENGYKNAVEIGTSTGHSGVWIAWALSKTGGKLITMEIDERRHQEAMENFEKAGVSEYVDARLCDAHEMAKQLEGPIDFVFSDADKGWYANYFKDLAPKMSVGGCFTAHNITQRRRQYGITEFVEYIEAQSNFKTTYNNDGGGVSISYKTAEK, encoded by the coding sequence ATGAAAATCACACTGCTTTCATTCAGGTATCAAATTCTGTTTATTTTAATGTTACTGATTGTTCCTTCCGTAATGGCTCAGTCTTCGTCAGATAATTCGGAATTGGATAAAACGGTAAAAGCGTTTTTGTCGGATAAACGATATTCGTGGCGCGATATGAATATACCCGCTTCCGACGGGCAGCTTTTGTACGATATAATCGTTGAAAACGGTTATAAAAATGCCGTTGAGATTGGAACTTCTACCGGTCACTCGGGGGTGTGGATTGCCTGGGCCTTGAGCAAAACTGGTGGAAAATTAATTACCATGGAGATTGACGAAAGACGCCATCAGGAAGCCATGGAAAATTTCGAAAAAGCCGGTGTGTCGGAATATGTGGATGCACGCTTGTGCGATGCGCACGAAATGGCCAAGCAGTTGGAAGGGCCGATCGACTTTGTGTTCAGCGATGCCGACAAGGGTTGGTATGCCAATTATTTTAAAGACCTGGCACCCAAAATGAGTGTAGGCGGTTGTTTTACAGCGCACAATATTACCCAGCGAAGAAGGCAATACGGAATTACTGAATTTGTGGAATACATTGAAGCACAATCTAACTTTAAAACAACATACAATAACGATGGCGGTGGCGTTTCGATAAGTTATAAAACTGCTGAAAAATAG
- a CDS encoding acyltransferase family protein, producing the protein MATEILEKNERQYYVDWLRIFLILSVFLYHIGMIFISWDWHIKNDEVFGYKSTLWYTMVFLGSWRMPLLILISGAGTYLALGKRTSGQYLKERFKRLFIPLFAGIFILVPVQVYIEKSANYGSLLDYYPHLFEGIYPAGNFSWHHLWFICYLFFIVLVISPFLNLLRSSGFDLFIGRMVKVTSKKLGANIFLIPLVLSQIILRPFFPDNTHALINDWAFVALYLIFFLSGYIIIASNKIVSFIMEQRNLYLIESVVATTVMLTFPSMFENQLLKDLFWDIPEIVVAWSTGLAVFGYAKKYLNFDNSFRKLLNAAIYPFYLLHQPIIVIVGYFVVPIEISIWAKVVFITIVSFSLTVAVYWFVVKRFNFTRIIFGMKPKAVKRHTRQETGNVKPAMVHLKSKY; encoded by the coding sequence ATGGCAACTGAGATTTTAGAAAAAAATGAACGACAGTACTATGTCGATTGGCTGAGAATTTTTTTAATCCTTAGTGTTTTTTTATACCATATTGGTATGATCTTTATTTCCTGGGACTGGCACATTAAAAACGATGAAGTATTTGGGTACAAAAGTACATTATGGTATACAATGGTTTTTTTAGGCAGTTGGAGAATGCCCCTGTTAATTTTGATCTCCGGAGCAGGAACATATCTTGCATTAGGAAAAAGAACATCGGGACAATATTTAAAGGAAAGATTTAAGCGACTCTTTATACCGTTATTTGCAGGTATTTTTATTCTGGTTCCGGTTCAGGTGTATATCGAAAAGTCGGCAAATTACGGCTCATTATTAGACTACTACCCTCATTTGTTTGAAGGGATTTATCCTGCAGGTAATTTTAGCTGGCACCATTTATGGTTTATTTGTTATTTGTTTTTCATTGTGCTTGTTATTTCTCCATTTCTAAATTTGCTGAGAAGTTCTGGATTCGACTTGTTTATTGGGCGAATGGTAAAAGTTACATCAAAAAAACTTGGTGCGAATATTTTTCTTATCCCGCTTGTTTTGTCCCAAATTATACTTCGTCCCTTTTTCCCCGACAATACTCATGCTTTGATAAACGACTGGGCTTTTGTGGCGTTGTACCTTATATTTTTCCTTTCGGGTTACATCATTATTGCAAGTAATAAAATAGTCAGTTTCATCATGGAGCAGAGAAATTTGTATCTTATCGAATCTGTGGTAGCGACAACTGTAATGTTAACTTTTCCTTCAATGTTTGAAAACCAACTTCTAAAAGATCTGTTTTGGGATATTCCTGAAATTGTTGTTGCCTGGTCAACTGGTTTAGCTGTATTCGGTTACGCAAAAAAATACCTGAATTTTGACAACAGTTTTAGGAAACTTCTTAATGCGGCCATTTATCCGTTTTATCTTCTCCATCAACCCATAATTGTTATTGTTGGGTATTTTGTGGTTCCGATAGAAATATCAATTTGGGCAAAAGTTGTTTTCATTACAATAGTCTCCTTTTCTCTAACAGTAGCAGTTTATTGGTTTGTAGTTAAGAGATTTAATTTTACGCGTATAATTTTTGGTATGAAACCAAAAGCGGTTAAAAGACATACTCGTCAGGAAACTGGAAATGTTAAACCCGCGATGGTTCATCTTAAATCAAAATATTAA
- a CDS encoding DUF362 domain-containing protein: MNKNYISRRDFVKTTLAGTVALAAIMYPFTNEAVVSVVRIKNGDIKLAVKEALNLIGGPKEIFQNRKQVMLKPNLVAPVPACTTKPEIIKALAEIIKDEGKKVSIGEGSAAAPGFNLKNNIQYRTKKSEILDPMQKYVFDELGYTKLAEELDIPLINLHTGKMVDIEVPNGLMYDKITVHHSITESDMLVSVPMMKTHTLATVTLGMKNLIGVYPGSVYYSVRSFLHDQAAERGSEGIAYEIIDMVRASKMGLTVIDASTAMEGNGPSEGELVDMNLIIAGTNPFATDLVGASVMGFEIEEIPTFQWAIKSGFTPTNLSDIEIRGEAMKDVRRNFKKPARVPWQAINKLWGVEEL, from the coding sequence ATGAACAAAAATTATATCAGCCGTCGTGATTTTGTAAAAACAACGCTTGCAGGAACTGTTGCATTGGCGGCAATCATGTATCCGTTTACAAATGAAGCAGTTGTTAGTGTTGTGCGTATCAAAAACGGTGATATTAAACTCGCCGTAAAAGAGGCACTAAATTTAATTGGTGGGCCGAAAGAAATCTTTCAAAACAGAAAACAGGTAATGCTAAAACCAAATCTAGTGGCCCCCGTTCCTGCATGCACCACCAAACCTGAGATTATTAAAGCGCTGGCAGAAATTATAAAAGATGAAGGGAAAAAAGTAAGTATTGGTGAAGGATCAGCAGCCGCTCCGGGCTTTAATCTCAAAAACAACATTCAATACCGAACAAAGAAGTCTGAGATTCTGGACCCAATGCAAAAATATGTATTCGATGAACTTGGTTACACCAAACTTGCTGAGGAGCTTGATATTCCGCTAATAAATCTTCACACAGGAAAAATGGTGGATATCGAAGTTCCAAATGGTTTAATGTACGACAAAATTACCGTTCATCACTCAATTACTGAATCGGATATGCTCGTTTCAGTTCCGATGATGAAAACCCATACCCTTGCTACCGTTACATTGGGTATGAAAAATCTAATTGGAGTTTATCCTGGCAGTGTTTATTACTCTGTTCGTTCATTTTTACACGACCAGGCTGCAGAAAGAGGCTCCGAGGGAATCGCTTACGAAATTATCGATATGGTGCGGGCAAGCAAAATGGGATTAACTGTTATTGATGCGTCTACTGCTATGGAAGGAAATGGTCCTTCGGAAGGTGAGCTTGTTGATATGAATTTGATAATTGCCGGAACGAATCCATTTGCTACCGATTTAGTTGGTGCCAGTGTTATGGGTTTCGAAATTGAGGAAATTCCAACCTTTCAATGGGCAATAAAATCGGGATTCACTCCAACAAACTTGTCGGATATTGAAATCAGAGGTGAAGCGATGAAAGATGTTCGTCGTAATTTTAAGAAACCTGCAAGAGTTCCGTGGCAGGCCATTAACAAATTATGGGGAGTTGAAGAACTTTAA
- a CDS encoding ABC transporter transmembrane domain-containing protein — protein sequence MLSKLKFLLKYTHQYRWWYTGGIIFLVLTVWTSITIPGFIQKTIDLIAAGRAGNEAEFQKNVLIIVGLAAGLILVRTLSRILIFFPARLIERQLKGEMFQKLASFGKDYYDENSTGNIISRVNNDINGVRMITGFGILQIGNILLSLSLTPYMMWKLSPMLTLYCVIPMVVVFLIVRYGMRVMVKNTHARMNTLQKLSGKIISFLSGNSVIKSYNIYEHAEDAVQKDNLSYYDATLKISWIRSFVIPLLGNLGQILKIIIFFVGGMYVINGKFTIGELTEYIAYAALLAHPIMGLGWVLTVFQQGFVGISSIQTIMDREGTDDERKSLPETKRQELFKNGIHVNNLSYTYHNGDNRF from the coding sequence ATGTTATCGAAACTAAAATTCTTATTAAAATACACGCATCAATATCGGTGGTGGTACACAGGCGGAATTATCTTCCTGGTGCTTACCGTCTGGACTTCGATTACGATACCCGGATTTATTCAGAAAACCATCGACCTAATAGCTGCCGGCCGCGCGGGTAATGAGGCTGAATTTCAAAAAAATGTATTGATTATTGTTGGTTTGGCTGCCGGATTAATTTTGGTAAGAACACTTTCGCGGATTTTAATCTTTTTTCCGGCCCGTCTGATCGAGCGGCAGTTAAAAGGCGAAATGTTCCAAAAACTAGCCTCGTTCGGAAAGGATTATTACGATGAGAATTCCACCGGAAATATCATTTCACGAGTGAATAATGACATAAACGGAGTGCGAATGATCACTGGTTTTGGTATTTTGCAAATCGGAAATATCCTGCTTTCATTGTCGCTCACACCCTACATGATGTGGAAATTGTCGCCCATGCTAACGTTGTATTGTGTAATTCCTATGGTGGTAGTTTTTTTAATTGTCCGCTACGGGATGCGGGTAATGGTAAAAAATACGCACGCAAGAATGAATACTTTGCAAAAGCTGTCAGGGAAAATCATTTCTTTTCTTTCGGGAAATAGCGTGATAAAAAGCTACAATATATACGAACATGCGGAAGATGCAGTTCAAAAAGACAATCTTTCCTATTACGATGCAACGCTAAAAATCTCGTGGATTCGCTCCTTTGTAATCCCTTTGTTGGGTAACCTTGGTCAGATTTTAAAGATCATTATCTTTTTTGTTGGCGGAATGTACGTGATCAATGGGAAATTTACGATTGGCGAATTAACCGAATACATTGCATACGCAGCGCTGCTGGCTCATCCAATTATGGGGTTGGGGTGGGTGCTCACCGTATTTCAGCAAGGATTTGTAGGGATCAGCAGTATTCAAACCATTATGGACCGCGAAGGAACCGACGATGAACGGAAATCGCTACCCGAAACAAAAAGGCAAGAATTATTTAAAAATGGTATTCACGTTAATAACCTGAGCTACACCTATCATAACGGCGATAACCGGTTTTGA